Proteins encoded within one genomic window of Columba livia isolate bColLiv1 breed racing homer chromosome 1, bColLiv1.pat.W.v2, whole genome shotgun sequence:
- the HTR1F gene encoding 5-hydroxytryptamine receptor 1F produces the protein MDLINTTEQNSTSEELFKWVTSKILISITLSVLALMTTAINSLVMTAIIVTRKLHHPANYLICSLAVTDFLVAILVMPFSIVYIVKETWIMGQVVCDIWLSVDITCCTCSILHLSAIALDRYRAITDAVEYARKRTPKHAGIMIAVVWIISIFISMPPLFWRHQTTSRDDECIIKHDHIVFTIYSTFGAFYIPLALILILYYKIYKAAKTFHRRSVSRIVREEVNGQVLLDTGERSTKSASMPSTAEKTSDPLVDCDKINISLRSPRSESKHEKSWKKQRISSTRERKAATTLGLILGAFVICWLPFFVKEVVVNTCERCHISEDMSNFLAWLGYINSLINPLIYTIFNEDFKKAFQKLVRCRQYL, from the coding sequence ATGGATTTAATAAacacaactgaacaaaacagtACATCAGAAGAACTATTCAAATGGGTGACATCCAAGATTCTCATTTCCATTACCCTGTCTGTGCTTGCACTAATGACAACAGCCATCAATTCGCTTGTGATGACGGCAATAATTGTGACAAGAAAGCTCCACCACCCCGCCAACTATTTAATCTGCTCTCTTGCAGTGACTGATTTCCTTGTGGCCATCCTAGTGATGCCTTTCAGCATTGTCTACATTGTAAAGGAGACCTGGATCATGGGGCAAGTGGTGTGTGACATTTGGCTGAGCGTGGACATTACGTGCTGCACATGTTCCATCTTGCATCTCTCCGCCATTGCTTTGGACCGGTACAGAGCAATCACAGATGCGGTGGAATATGCACGGAAAAGGACACCTAAGCACGCTGGCATCATGATTGCAGTGGTATGGATCATATCCATCTTTATCTCCATGCCACCTTTGTTTTGGCGGCACCAGACAACCAGCAGGGATGATGAATGCATCATCAAACACGACCACATTGTTTTCACCATTTACTCCACATTTGGCGCCTTTTACATCCCACTGGCCTTGATTCTGATCCTTTATTACAAGATATACAAGGCAGCAAAGACATTTCACAGAAGAAGTGTCAGCCGGATCGTAAGGGAGGAGGTAAATGGACAAGTCCTTTTGGACACAGGTGAAAGAAGCACCAAATCAGCTTCAAtgcccagcacagcagagaagaCATCAGATCCCCTGGTGGACTGCGATAAAATCAATATCAGCCTACGAAGCCCCAGGTCTGAATCTAAGCACGAGAAGTcctggaaaaaacagagaatCTCTAGCACAAGAGAGCGAAAGGCAGCAACTACTCTGGGTCTGATCTTGGGGGCATTTGTGATCTGCTGGCTTCCTTTTTTTGTAAAAGAAGTAGTTGTTAATACCTGTGAAAGATGTCATATCTCAGAAGACATGTCTAACTTCCTAGCATGGCTGGGATATATAAATTCCCTTATTAATCCTCTAATCTACACGATCTTTAATGAAGATTTCAAGAAAGCCTTCCAGAAACTTGTGCGGTGTAGGCAATATCTTTAA